A genomic stretch from Haloferax sp. Atlit-12N includes:
- a CDS encoding DEAD/DEAH box helicase: MSASEDVAYVDHPLLAPSFIERRLYQIRLAGTARNGHTLVCLPTGLGKTTVSLLVTAQRLYDVGGKSLFLAPTKPLVQQHADFYREALNVPDDEIVVFTGDVRPDDRAALWQEAQIVIATPQVIENDLIGNRISLRDVTHLTFDECHRASGDYAYVYIAERYHADAEDPLVTGMSASPGGDEEAILEVCENLGIVDVEVMTEEDADVSEYTHDTDVEWNRIQLPDEILEIRDALNEVITDRLEKLKQLGVTKSTKPDISQKKLNRMRAELQRLMNADKSEGYKGMSTHAEVMKLRRAVELVETQSVESVRRYFERQRNAARSSGASKASQRLVAEPKVREAMRKAESFDGLHPKFRKTRILLAETLGIQDGERVIVFTESRDTAEALTEFLSESFSVRRFVGQGDREGSDGMTQNEQQETLDKFRNGEFEVLVSTSVAEEGLDVPEVDLVLFFEPVPTAIRSIQRKGRTGRQADGRVVVLLAEDTRDEAYFWISRRREKTMQNELRDLKGAADDLEAELDPSQRDLSAFAGDDGSSAGNAGSSTGNEGVDAATENGANGTSAAASSASNGQTAAAATTDSDGQSGLADFGPSDEELARAEDGDEGSADGDGDEESADGDGVADSDADPSSASEGDETGEPATIATAGTDDEDTVEIVVDQRELDSNIARTLSKREDLTTRLETLAVGDYVLSDRVAVERKSVSDFLDTLTGGDRSIFEQVADLTRHYARPLLIIEGRDLYEERNIHPGAIRGALSSVAVDFNVSVLFTEDEDDTAEMLATIATREQTDRERTVSVHGGKSAKTLDEQQEYVVSAIADIGPVTARTLLEAFGSVEAVMTANEDDLKEVRGVGQVTAERIREVVGSEYR, from the coding sequence ATGTCGGCCTCCGAGGACGTTGCGTACGTGGACCATCCGTTACTCGCGCCGTCGTTCATTGAGCGACGGCTCTATCAAATTCGCCTCGCCGGTACCGCGCGCAACGGCCACACGCTGGTCTGTCTCCCCACCGGTCTCGGGAAGACGACCGTCAGCCTGCTCGTCACGGCCCAGCGACTCTACGACGTGGGCGGGAAGTCGCTGTTTCTCGCGCCGACGAAGCCGCTGGTCCAACAGCACGCCGACTTCTACCGCGAGGCGCTGAACGTCCCCGACGACGAAATCGTCGTCTTCACCGGGGACGTTCGGCCCGACGACCGGGCCGCGCTCTGGCAGGAGGCCCAGATCGTTATCGCCACGCCGCAGGTCATCGAAAACGACCTCATCGGCAACCGCATCTCGCTTCGGGACGTGACGCACCTCACCTTCGACGAGTGCCACCGCGCGAGCGGCGACTACGCCTACGTCTACATCGCCGAGCGCTACCACGCCGACGCCGAAGACCCGCTCGTCACGGGGATGAGCGCCTCGCCCGGCGGCGACGAGGAGGCCATCCTCGAAGTCTGTGAGAACCTCGGTATCGTCGACGTGGAGGTGATGACCGAGGAGGACGCCGACGTGTCGGAGTACACCCACGACACGGACGTGGAGTGGAACCGCATCCAACTCCCAGACGAGATTCTGGAGATACGCGACGCCCTCAACGAGGTCATCACCGACCGCCTGGAGAAACTCAAGCAGTTGGGCGTCACCAAATCGACGAAGCCCGACATCTCGCAGAAGAAGCTCAACCGGATGCGCGCGGAGCTACAGCGACTGATGAACGCCGACAAGTCGGAGGGCTACAAGGGCATGTCCACGCACGCGGAGGTGATGAAGCTCCGCCGGGCGGTCGAACTCGTCGAGACCCAGTCGGTCGAGTCGGTCCGGCGGTACTTCGAACGCCAGCGCAACGCCGCCCGGTCGTCGGGCGCGTCGAAGGCCAGCCAGCGACTCGTCGCCGAACCGAAGGTCCGCGAGGCGATGCGGAAAGCCGAGTCGTTCGACGGCCTCCACCCGAAGTTCAGGAAGACGCGAATCCTCCTCGCGGAGACGCTCGGCATTCAGGACGGCGAGCGGGTCATCGTCTTCACCGAGTCCCGCGACACGGCCGAGGCGCTCACGGAGTTCCTCTCGGAGAGCTTCTCCGTCCGGCGGTTCGTCGGACAGGGCGACCGCGAGGGCTCCGACGGGATGACCCAGAACGAACAGCAGGAGACCCTCGACAAGTTCCGAAACGGCGAGTTCGAGGTGTTGGTCTCGACTTCCGTCGCGGAGGAGGGACTCGACGTGCCCGAGGTCGACCTCGTGCTCTTTTTCGAACCCGTGCCGACCGCCATCCGGTCCATCCAGCGGAAGGGGCGGACCGGCCGGCAGGCCGACGGCCGGGTGGTCGTCCTCCTCGCGGAGGACACCCGCGACGAGGCGTATTTCTGGATATCGCGCCGCCGCGAGAAGACGATGCAAAACGAACTTCGCGACCTCAAGGGCGCGGCCGACGACCTCGAAGCCGAACTCGACCCCTCCCAGCGCGACCTCTCGGCGTTCGCGGGAGACGACGGCAGTTCCGCCGGCAACGCGGGGAGTTCCACCGGAAACGAGGGGGTTGACGCCGCGACCGAGAACGGTGCAAACGGGACATCGGCCGCCGCGTCGTCCGCCTCGAACGGACAGACCGCGGCCGCCGCGACGACCGACTCGGACGGGCAGTCCGGCCTCGCCGACTTCGGTCCCTCGGACGAGGAGTTGGCGCGGGCGGAGGACGGCGACGAGGGGTCCGCTGATGGAGACGGCGACGAGGAGTCCGCTGATGGAGACGGGGTGGCCGATTCGGATGCGGACCCCTCGTCGGCATCCGAAGGTGACGAGACGGGCGAACCGGCGACCATCGCCACGGCGGGAACGGACGACGAGGACACCGTCGAAATCGTCGTCGACCAGCGCGAACTCGATTCCAACATCGCCCGCACCCTCTCGAAGCGCGAGGACCTGACGACCAGACTGGAGACGCTCGCGGTCGGCGACTACGTCCTCTCGGACCGCGTCGCGGTCGAGCGAAAGAGCGTCTCCGACTTCCTCGACACGCTCACGGGCGGCGACCGTTCGATATTCGAACAGGTCGCGGACCTCACGCGCCACTACGCCCGGCCGCTTCTCATCATCGAGGGCCGCGACCTCTACGAGGAGCGCAACATCCACCCCGGCGCGATTCGTGGGGCGCTGTCGTCGGTCGCGGTCGATTTCAACGTGAGCGTGCTGTTCACCGAGGACGAAGACGACACCGCGGAGATGCTGGCGACCATCGCCACCCGCGAGCAGACGGACCGCGAGCGCACCGTGAGCGTCCACGGCGGCAAGAGCGCGAAGACGCTCGACGAACAACAGGAGTACGTCGTCTCCGCCATCGCGGACATCGGCCCGGTCACGGCGCGGACGCTGCTCGAAGCGTTCGGGAGCGTCGAGGCGGTGATGACTGCCAACGAGGACGACCTCAAAGAGGTCCGCGGCGTCGGTCAAGTCACCGCCGAGCGAATCCGCGAGGTCGTCGGCTCGGAGTACCGCTGA
- a CDS encoding Sjogren's syndrome/scleroderma autoantigen 1 family protein has product MSDFDKEAERQRLREKYERDEKKRQSTQRMSELLLKGATMTNKHCDNCGDPLFRYEDQVFCPTCQAEGQVASNADQDAEQAAEAAVEADASEAGVEASSGRATESAETADAADATSADAGTPGTERPQAGARQPEQVGGNRVADEARHDPTGTNGRAAAPQSRTSGEQGTERRARREVAGDVTDARESLVRTLTWAAERAESTDDPRRATEYLTAAREAAEAISALDR; this is encoded by the coding sequence ATGAGCGACTTCGATAAGGAAGCAGAGCGGCAGCGACTTCGCGAGAAGTACGAGCGAGACGAGAAGAAGCGCCAGTCGACCCAGCGCATGAGCGAGTTGCTCCTCAAGGGCGCGACGATGACGAACAAGCACTGCGACAACTGCGGCGACCCCCTGTTCCGCTACGAGGACCAGGTGTTCTGCCCGACCTGTCAGGCCGAGGGGCAGGTTGCGTCGAACGCGGACCAAGACGCCGAGCAGGCCGCCGAGGCGGCCGTCGAAGCCGATGCGAGCGAGGCCGGGGTCGAGGCCTCGTCTGGCAGGGCAACCGAGTCCGCAGAAACGGCCGACGCAGCCGACGCGACGAGCGCCGACGCCGGAACACCGGGAACTGAGCGACCGCAGGCCGGAGCGCGGCAACCGGAGCAGGTCGGAGGAAACCGCGTCGCCGACGAGGCACGCCACGACCCCACCGGAACGAACGGACGCGCCGCAGCACCACAGTCCCGAACTTCGGGCGAGCAGGGGACCGAGCGGCGTGCGCGCCGTGAGGTCGCCGGCGACGTCACCGACGCGCGCGAGTCGCTCGTGCGGACGCTGACGTGGGCCGCCGAGCGCGCCGAGTCGACCGACGACCCGCGCCGTGCGACCGAGTATCTGACCGCCGCGCGCGAAGCCGCCGAGGCTATCTCCGCGCTCGACCGATAA
- the mdh gene encoding malate dehydrogenase — protein MTKVSVIGAAGTVGAAAGYNLALRDVCDELVFVDIPKMEDKTVGQAADTNHGIAYDSNTVVTQGGYEDTAGSDVVVITAGIPRQPGQTRIDLAGDNAPIMDDIGSSLAEHNDDFVSITTSNPVDLLNRHLYETGDRDRHKVIGFGGRLDSARFRYVLSQRFDVPVKNVDATILGEHGDAQVPVFSKVRVDGNDPDFSADEKEEILGDLQESAMDVIERKGATQWGPATGVAHMVEAVLHDTGEVLPGSLVLDGEFGYEDTAFGVPVKLGSNGIEEVVEWDLDDYEADLMDDAAEKLRDQYNKIA, from the coding sequence ATGACGAAAGTTAGCGTGATTGGTGCGGCCGGGACGGTCGGCGCCGCGGCTGGGTACAACCTCGCGCTTCGCGATGTCTGTGACGAACTCGTGTTCGTCGACATCCCGAAGATGGAAGACAAGACGGTCGGACAGGCGGCGGACACGAACCACGGCATCGCGTACGACTCCAACACGGTCGTGACGCAGGGCGGCTACGAGGACACCGCCGGCTCCGACGTGGTCGTCATCACGGCGGGCATCCCGCGGCAGCCGGGACAGACCCGTATCGACCTCGCGGGCGACAACGCCCCCATCATGGACGATATCGGCTCCTCGCTCGCGGAGCACAACGACGACTTCGTCTCCATCACCACGTCGAACCCCGTGGACCTGCTCAACCGTCACCTCTACGAGACGGGCGACCGCGACCGCCACAAAGTCATCGGCTTCGGCGGCCGCCTCGACTCCGCCCGCTTCCGCTACGTGCTGAGCCAGCGCTTCGACGTGCCGGTCAAGAACGTCGACGCGACCATCCTCGGCGAGCACGGCGACGCGCAGGTTCCGGTCTTCTCGAAGGTCCGCGTCGACGGCAACGACCCCGACTTCTCCGCCGACGAGAAAGAAGAGATTCTCGGCGACCTCCAGGAGTCCGCCATGGACGTCATCGAGCGCAAGGGCGCGACCCAGTGGGGCCCGGCGACCGGCGTCGCCCACATGGTCGAGGCCGTCCTGCACGACACCGGCGAAGTGCTCCCCGGTTCGCTCGTCCTCGACGGCGAGTTCGGCTACGAGGACACCGCCTTCGGCGTCCCCGTCAAACTCGGCTCGAACGGCATCGAAGAGGTCGTCGAGTGGGACCTCGACGACTACGAGGCCGACCTCATGGACGACGCGGCCGAGAAGCTCCGCGACCAGTACAACAAAATCGCGTAA